Proteins encoded together in one Penicillium digitatum chromosome 1, complete sequence window:
- a CDS encoding Cytochrome P450, whose product MSLSKSESDVILNRANVALSRSQRLVASWLPQQTTEELANPKTDEELQREEDEIFTAVPETLGVGAPLPQKAADGSWNRTELDSNDKLRKQLLGKNYDRVMKAAAEQKAAAAASTAAAASASATVAKAEAEDEYDEEDGRSAMLARQKNKRKGGAGAGRGVHPAAAAAAAETGDNCGGEGGGAPAPARSKGRKKATSYLDELLAERAKKRKKR is encoded by the exons atgTCGCTCTCTAAAAGCGAGTCCGACGTAATTCTCAATCGGGCCAATGTTGCCCTATCCCGCAGCCAACGGCTCGTAGCATCATGGCTACCGCAACAAACAACAGAAGAGCTAGCAAACCCCAAGACTGACGAAGAGCTCCaacgagaagaagatgaaatcTTCACCGCAGTGCCAGAGAC TCTCGGCGTCGGAGCCCCCCTCCCCCAGAAAGCAGCAGACGGAAGCTGGAATCGTACAGAGCTGGACTCTAATGACAAATTGCGCAAACAACTTCTCGGCAAGAACTACGATCGCGTTATGAAGGCCGCAGCCGAGCAGAAGGCCGCGGCGGCTGCTTCTACGGCTGCGGCTGCGTCTGCTTCGGCTACTGTGGCGAAAGCTGAGGCTGAGGACGAATATGACGAAGAGGATGGTCGGTCCGCTATGCTTGCTAGACAGAAGAATAAGAGGAAGGGTGGAGCTGGGGCGGGTCGCGGAGTGCATCCTGCGGCTGCGGCTGCGGCTGCTGAGACCGGAGACAACTGTGGTGGGGAGGGTGGGGGTGCGCCGGCTCCTGCGCGCTCAAAGGGCAGAAAGAAGGCGACGAGTTATCTTGATGAGCTTTTGGCTGAGCGTgcgaagaagagaaagaagagatga
- a CDS encoding Oxidoreductase-like, N-terminal has translation MECLSVGTRHSLRRSLSYICSLASRKFPPFASYRQYVLVPTPRRINGHRPPDQPDAYNTPASLEETSDFTQVHPLSGYYSLILKSSSPYDGGGGASTSRPTPASTVAPQSPQEKMAIVFGTRLAGPGRSSRYNPGEAPPLSRWKTINGVPIPPQPEEPDNCCMSGCVHCVWDDFRDEMEDWASRIATAKAKGGPEKGTKDMRSAPRAEVRSASGSMDDDGGGSEASWTPPNEDNELFANVPVGIREFMKTEKRLRIKHQKEATL, from the coding sequence ATGGAGTGTCTCTCTGTGGGTACAAGGCACTCGCTGCGGCGGTCTTTATCTTATATTTGCTCTTTGGCTAGCAGAAAATTTCCCCCATTTGCTTCATATCGACAATATGTGCTGGTTCCGACACCCCGGCGCATAAACGGACACCGGCCACCCGACCAACCCGATGCATATAATACACCGGCTTCCCTGGAGGAAACTTCGGACTTCACTCAAGTCCACCCTTTGTCAGGATACTATTCATTGATATTGAAATCGAGCTCTCCATATgatggcggtggtggtgcaTCGACATCGCGCCCGACGCCCGCATCTACCGTCGCACCTCAATCGCCCCAAGAAAAGATGGCGATCGTATTCGGCACCCGTCTCGCCGGTCCAGGCCGATCCTCGCGCTACAATCCTGGTGAAGCTCCTCCGTTGTCAAGGTGGAAAACTATAAACGGAGTCCCCATTCCTCCTCAACCCGAGGAGCCAGACAACTGCTGCATGAGTGGTTGTGTACATTGTGTCTGGGATGACTTCCGAGATGAGATGGAAGACTGGGCATCCAGGATTGCAACAGCCAAAGCTAAAGGTGGGCCTGAGAAAGGAACGAAGGACATGCGCTCGGCGCCTCGAGCGGAAGTCCGCTCAGCCAGTGGAAGCATGGATGATGACGGCGGTGGCAGCGAAGCAAGTTGGACACCGCCGAATGAAGATAATGAACTGTTTGCTAATGTCCCTGTTGGGATCCGGGAGTTCATGAAAACGGAGAAAAGGCTGCGGATAAAACATCAAAAGGAGGCTACATTGTGA
- a CDS encoding Cytochrome P450 yields the protein MTVAPTLSALPRMQDFPNIALTLLKLSLTLIPLYAISLLVYNVYFHPLAKYPGPKSMAATRLPYFRMALAGELSQKTKALHRQYGKVVRIAPDELSFIDGEAWKAIYGTRVGHGQKPKDIRFYLPPVGGDPGIIEANDADHSRFRRLLSHAFSDSSLRGQEPIIKGYVDLLMQRLHENIKGGIGTVSLETWYNFTTFDIIGDLAFGESFDCLKNSKYHQWVSLIVSTVKYSAYSNVALRFPGSKYIIPYITPKQIISQSIVHKALTEEKVRGRLAKSNERPDFFSNILKHQHTERELSFPEMVSNASSLIIAGSETTSTLLSGATYLLLRNPRVLAKLQDEIRSRFTREGEITFESCNKLKYCLAVLTETLRIYPPIPAGLPRIVDAQGDMIAGNWSIVSISHLAASHFPANFTDAEQFIPERHLDDPRFANDSKTAMQPFSFGPRNCIGRNLAYVEMRLILARMIFNFDMELDKPEQDWMDQQDYFIWIKPKLMIKLKPRVHL from the exons ATGACGGTTGCTCCTACTCTTTCCGCGCTTCCAAGAATGCAAGACTTCCCAAATATAGCTCTCACTTTGTTGAAGCTGAGCTTGACATTG ATCCCACTTTACGCCATCAGTCTCCTGGTCTATAATGTCTACTTTCACCCTCTGGCCAAATATCCTGGTCCAAAATCCATGGCAGCCACGCGTCTGCCTTATTTCCGCATGGCCCTGGCTGGTGAACTCTCACAAAAGACGAAAGCATTGCATCGGCAGTACGGCAAAGTAGTTCGCATTGCGCCCGATGAGCTTTCTTTTATAGACGGTGAGGCCTGGAAGGCAATCTATGGCACACGTGTCGGTCATGGCCAGAAGCCTAAAGATATCCGATTTTATTTACCACCCGTAGGAGGAGATCCCGGCATCATCGAAGCTAATGATGCCGACCATTCCCGCTTTCGACGTTTGTTGTCGCACGCATTCTCTGATAGCTCACTTCGTGGTCAGGAACCTATAATCAAGGGCTACGTTGATCTTTTGATGCAGCGCCTACATGAGAATATCAAGGGTGGCATAGGGACCGTGAGCCTCGAAACCTGGTATAACTTCACAACCTTCGATATTATCGGAGACCTAGCTTTTGGGGAGTCATTTGACTGCCTCAAGAATTCAAAGTATCATCAATGGGTATCTCTCATTGTAAGCACGGTTAAGTATAGTGCCTACTCAAATGTGGCTCTGCGCTTCCCTGGATCGAAATACATCATCCCATACATCACTCCTAAGCAGATCATCTCACAGAGTATTGTACACAAAGCCCTTACTGAGGAAAAGGTCCGGGGTCGGTTGGCAAAATCAAACGAAAGACCTGATTTCTTTAGCAATATCTTGAAGCATCAACACACCGAGAGAGAACTCAGCTTCCCAGAAATGGTCTCCAATGCTAGTTCGTTGATCATCGCCGGCTCTGAAACGACTTCAACTTTGCTCTCTGGGGCGACTTATCTGCTACTGAGAAACCCACGCGTGCTAGCAAAGCTCCAAGATGAGATAAGATCAAGGTTTACAAGGGAGGGAGAGATCACCTTTGAATCCTGTAATAAACTGAAGTATTGTTTGGCAGTTCTCACTGAGACTCTTCGCATTTATCCTCCCATTCCAGCTGGATTACCTCGCATTGTCGATGCTCAAGGTGATATGATTGCTGGAAATTGG AGCATTGTTTCCATCTCTCATTTAGCTGCCAGTCACTTCCCTGCCAATTTCACCGACGCCGAGCAGTTCATCCCAGAGCGTCATTTAGATGACCCTCGCTTTGCAAATGACAGTAAAACTGCAATGCAACCGTTTAGTTTCGGCCCCAGGAACTGTATCGGACGCAA TCTGGCATACGTCGAAATGCGTCTGATTCTCGCTCGCATGATCTTCAATTTCGATATGGAGCTAGATAAGCCTGAACAAGACTGGATGGATCAACAGGATTACTTTATATGGATTAAGCCAAAGCTGATGATTAAACTGAAGCCGAGAGTTCATCTCTAA
- a CDS encoding Structural maintenance of chromosomes protein 1A, with the protein MDEDILEPDLPPTPTQLGLEKAPDRPRGMLSSSPSRRQEKRAKRRIANSLHESPLKAVNFQSSPLEDSEMAANLGGVSAAVREKRNSREKSAADLRQLRIEVEELETWAKKIESNPDLEGDIRGLDKFLSLLTSEEANLASLPVPRTAPQSISSLLATLLPFSANTPRLKRELPSLPTNPFALQEASQSLPYLTAFAPLSLKTRTTRSSRGEELSETHTLTFSPPPPFPASLYNVTVVYETNPETQSLTSVSVSTGSDSKKRKAPEALRRWIDTRLENPLLKLDAATLCWGINRYWESAITRARLWAHIDHKYGPRASQGRKDAALQSKNGVITLSELRRLVPHFDRSAMVIKPKSSNSSPRVLLSNALVLDEWTGEPQLRPEISVSIHGVDKKIDQEAKKLFHALLREDGVFVARGVEGSIHVDAVIRATEGALGALFGGL; encoded by the exons ATGGATGAAGATATCCTCGAACCTGACCTTCCTCCGACGCCAACACAACTAGGCCTGGAAAAGGCCCCGGATCGACCCAGAGGGATGTTAAGTAGTAGCCCTAGCAGGCGACAGGAGAAACGAGCGAAACGGCGAATCGCCAATTCATTGCATGAAAGCCCACTTAAGGCAGTAAATTTTCAATCTTCTCCTCTGGAGGACTCGGAGATGGCTGCAAACCTGGGTGGAGTTTCAGCGGCTGTTCGCGAGAAACGCAATTCACGCGAGAAAAGCGCAGCGGATTTGCGACAGCTGAGAATTGAAGTTGAAGAACTGGAAACATGGGCAAAGAAAATCGAGTCCAATCCTGACTTGGAAGGTGACATCAGAGGACTCGACAAATTCCT GTCTTTACTCACATCGGAAGAGGCGAATCTCGCAAGTCTTCCAGTGCCCCGAACAGCGCCTCAATCAATTTCATCCCTCCTCGCCACTTTGCTCCCGTTCTCCGCCAATACCCCTCGCCTAAAACGTGAACTACCATCGCTACCAACAAACCCATTTGCCCTgcaagaagcttctcaatcaCTGCCGTACCTGACAGCTTTTGCACCCTTGAGCCTCAAAACCCGCACAACACGATCGTCACGTGGGGAGGAGCTATCAGAAACACACACTTTGACATTTTCTCCCCCACCTCCATTCCCAGCAAGCTTATACAATGTGACGGTTGTCTATGAGACAAACCCCGAGACCCAGTCTTTGACTTCCGTGTCAGTATCCACTGGCAGCGACagcaagaaaagaaaagcccCCGAAGCCCTCCGCCGATGGATTGATACCCGCTTAGAGAACCCTCTCTTGAAACTAGACGCGGCAACTCTATGCTGGGGCATCAACCGGTACTGGGAATCTGCAATAACCCGCGCTCGTTTGTGGGCACATATTGACCACAAGTACGGCCCTCGAGCCTCGCAGGGCAGAAAGGATGCTGCCTTGCAAAGCAAGAACGGTGTTATCACACTTTCTGAACTGCGACGATTGGTCCCACATTTTGATCGGAGTGCTATGGTGATCAAACCTAAGTCGTCTAACTCCAGTCCCCGAGTACTTTTGTCCAATGCCTTGGTGTTGGATGAGTGGACCGGAGAGCCTCAGCTGCGGCCTGAGATCAGCGTGTCGATCCATGGGGTAGATAAGAAAATTGACCAGGAGGCGAAGAAGCTTTTCCATGCTTTGCTACGTGAGGATGGTGTTTTCGTCGCGCGAGGTGTGGAGGGTAGTATCCATGTTGATGCGGTGATAAGGGCGACTGAGGGTGCTCTTGGTGCTTTGTTCGGTGGTCTTTAA